A region of Myxococcaceae bacterium DNA encodes the following proteins:
- a CDS encoding DUF2974 domain-containing protein, which yields MIFMICLLSFALFADDHVLEAAKFSHAVYQPHPDSEKEVILDHENLLLGNRLLVAKDEHKPILYFAIRGTGPWQNWFANAHIANDFMEQIMPDWLFESYQKVKQGPEFWFRLAFRDLKEATLQILARYPNHRLVITGHSYGGVMANLLAQDIAQLEPKRILECHTFNAPGTQEIREKTLKLPTTSAKQLQQFYNHLRISDPIAWLNTHEGHVVSYPPAARFESLTDEHKMELFLEDLRGS from the coding sequence ATGATTTTTATGATTTGCCTTCTCAGTTTTGCGCTTTTTGCAGATGATCACGTTTTGGAGGCTGCCAAGTTTTCTCATGCGGTCTATCAACCACATCCAGATTCTGAAAAAGAAGTGATCTTAGACCATGAGAACCTCCTGCTCGGCAATCGCTTGCTGGTGGCGAAAGACGAGCACAAACCCATTCTCTATTTTGCGATACGGGGAACCGGTCCATGGCAGAACTGGTTCGCCAACGCTCATATTGCAAACGATTTTATGGAACAGATCATGCCGGACTGGCTCTTCGAATCCTACCAAAAGGTGAAGCAAGGCCCTGAATTCTGGTTTCGCTTAGCCTTTCGCGATTTGAAAGAAGCTACCCTTCAAATCCTCGCTCGCTACCCAAACCACCGCCTCGTGATCACAGGACATTCTTATGGAGGAGTGATGGCAAACCTGTTGGCCCAAGACATCGCACAGCTTGAACCCAAACGAATCCTCGAATGCCACACGTTCAATGCCCCCGGAACCCAAGAGATCCGAGAAAAAACGCTGAAACTTCCTACAACGTCCGCGAAGCAGCTCCAGCAGTTTTACAACCATCTTCGAATCAGCGACCCAATTGCCTGGCTCAACACGCACGAAGGCCACGTGGTCTCTTACCCTCCTGCAGCCCGTTTTGAAAGCCTCACAGACGAACACAAGATGGAGCTTTTTTTAGAAGACCTGAGAGGTTCTTGA